Proteins found in one Lycium ferocissimum isolate CSIRO_LF1 chromosome 6, AGI_CSIRO_Lferr_CH_V1, whole genome shotgun sequence genomic segment:
- the LOC132060671 gene encoding uncharacterized protein LOC132060671: MLEKTLTTFHASNLVLQQQYRERGFKKHVDLTSCLLVAEQHNTLLLKNHDARPTRTTPFLEANVLAAHGPAERRPNDQGHNNESGHGKGKGRYNNRRDGGHHKRENNMGYQGNPSRSNCHRCGLKGHWKNECRAPEHFARLYQNSFKRKANRGGASSANARVESHMTLKNDDEAGPSRKYDDNVEANLALKR, encoded by the coding sequence ATGTTGGAAAAGACTCTTACGACTTTTCATGCCTCCAATTTGGTATTACAACAGCAGTACCGTGAGAGGGGTTTTAAAAAGCATGTTGATTTGACCTCATGTCTTCTTGTGGCTGAGCAGCATAATAcccttttattaaaaaatcatGATGCCCGTCCCACTAGAACTACTCCATTCCTGGAAGCGAACGTGCTAGCAGCACATGGCCCAGCTGAAAGAAGACCAAATGATCAGGGCCATAATAATGAGAGTGGGCATGGCAAGGGCAAGGGACGATATAATAATCGTCGTGATGGTGGTCACCATAAAAGGGAGAACAATATGGGTTATCAAGGCAATCCTTCAAGGAGCAACTGTCATCGTTGTGGTTTGAAAGGTCACTGGAAAAATGAATGCCGGGCGCCTGAACATTTTGCCAGGCTTTATCAAAATTCCTTCAAAAGAAAGGCAAATAGAGGTGGTGCCTCTTCTGCTAATGCCCGGGTGGAGTCTCACATGACTTTAAAAAATGATGATGAGGCAGGGCCTTCACGAaaatatgatgataatgttgaagCTAATTTGGCTTTGAAAAGATGA
- the LOC132061120 gene encoding TMV resistance protein N-like, whose product MAVCTQKLFFPTLKNLKTNCISTAMRLNLPKKHDVGKFAKKKYDGFLNFRGEDTRNSFTSHLYEALESSGLTIFKDDVSLRVGTEISTQLLEAVEVSRTAIPIFSVDYASSPWCLDELVKIMECNKKYGQYVLPVFYDVDPSDVRHQKNTFANSFAKLNENYKDQPERVKRWKQALTEAANLTGIDVRNR is encoded by the coding sequence ATGGCTGTTTGCACCCAAAAGTTATTCTTCCCGACTTTGAAGAATCTGAAGACAAATTGCATTTCCACTGCGATGAGGCTTAATCTCCCGAAAAAACACGACGTTGGAAAGTTTGCTAAAAAGAAGTACGacggtttcttgaattttcggGGAGAGGATACTAGGAACAGCTTCACATCCCATCTGTATGAAGCTTTAGAGAGCAGTGGGCTGACAATTTTTAAAGACGATGTGAGTCTCAGAGTAGGAACTGAGATTTCTACCCAACTTTTGGAGGCCGTTGAAGTATCAAGAACGGCCATCCCTATTTTTTCTGTAGATTATGCCTCATCACCTTGGTGCTTGGACGAACTCGTAAAGATTATGGAATGCAATAAGAAGTATGGGCAATATGTTTTGCCTGTATTTTATGATGTGGATCCATCAGATGTTCGACACCAAAAGAATACTTTCGCCAATTCATTTGCCAAACTCAATGAGAATTACAAGGACCAACCGGAAAGGGTAAAGAGATGGAAACAAGCCTTAACTGAAGCTGCCAACTTAACTGGGATCGACGTCCGAAATAGGTAA